In the genome of Siniperca chuatsi isolate FFG_IHB_CAS linkage group LG17, ASM2008510v1, whole genome shotgun sequence, one region contains:
- the smarcc1b gene encoding LOW QUALITY PROTEIN: SWI/SNF complex subunit SMARCC1b (The sequence of the model RefSeq protein was modified relative to this genomic sequence to represent the inferred CDS: inserted 1 base in 1 codon) yields the protein MSGGTNLGIPGTSQVSPGTSAHRKKDSSPSARFWESPDTLAQLEVVRQWIGKHYKKYVLVDAPSCQALAAVTLQLLQFQEDAFGRQAASPALTKLPTQCFLDLRPGGGLCHILGTAYKFKAEQGWRRFDLQNPSRTERNVEMFGTIERALIQNNCMSLPVVYLDPTLDQELASRLTDIITKHQGTLTVDRALASHHIYPVPAFTEEDEWMRPVMRKDNHVLVHWGMHPDSYDSWLSSSDVEGEVEEPPHSEKLWRVHAGWVLNTDVFNEWMNEEDYCVDERNVPIILRQRIHLRDDQDSKSTPSKKRRRSPSPPSSEGRKKGKKGRRRGQQEEEPEEDLTKDMEDPTPVPNMEEVILPKIVNLKKDSENTPVKGGTMADLDEQEDDFPGREDEEGRGEIPRLSEGEDNITEQTHHIIIPSYTSWFNYNSIHSIEKRSLPEFFNGKNKSKSPEIYLAYRNFMIDTYRLNPQEYLSSTSCRRNLTGDVCAVMRVHAFLEQWGLINYQVDAESRPXPMGPPPTPHFNVLADTPSGLAPLQHKPLQVSASQHMLFFPEKSRDKPSDCQNFGLRSDIYTKKHPKTKGASAGREWTEQETLLLLEALEVYRDDWNKVSEHVGSRTQDECILHFLRLPIEDPYLEDSSASLGPLAYQPVPFSQSENPVMSTVAFLASVVDPRVASSAAKAALEEFSRVQEDSVDKISEMSNQPDKIELMDAEKIETNSTSHQVPVRVDGLKVELSGAKVEGERVKRENAENILAEERDGMGDDDESVGRREGDGDDGRVMEQDLVEGSVATAAAAALASAATKAKHLAAVEERKIKSLVALLVETQMKKLEIKLRHFEELETIMDREKEALEQQRQQLLSERQTFHTEQLKQAEMKVRQQREQQGQPGYSVQHSALPPPSGQSMPTRMMPGGGNAQAMAPRHPGAPNGMYPSSQPDGIAPAQPGHQASGHS from the exons ATGTCCGGAGGAACAAACCTCGGGATTCCCGGGACAAGCCAAGTCAGCCCCGGCACATCCGCACACCGGAAAAAAGATAGCAGTCCGTCCGCTAGGTTCTGGGAGAGTCCGGATACTTTAGCCCAGCTGGAGGTGGTGCGACAGTGGATCGGGAAGCACTACAAAAAG TATGTGCTGGTGGATGCTCCATCGTGTCAGGCTCTGGCTGCAGTGACCCTGCAGCTTCTCCAGTTCCAAGAGGATGCCTTTGGCAGACAAGCTGCCAGTCCTGCTCTCACCAAACTGCCT ACACAGTGCTTCCTGGACCTGCGACCAGGGGGTGGACTCTGCCACATTCTTGGCACTGCCTACAAGTTCAAGGCTGAGCAAGGCTG GCGGCGGTTTGACTTGCAGAATCCGTCAAGAACTGAAAGGAATGTTGAGATGTTTGGTACTATTGAAAGAGCGCTGATCCAG AACAACTGTATGTCACTGCCTGTGGTATATCTGGACCCTACGCTGGATCAGGAGCTGGCTAGCAGACTTACCGATATTATCACCAAACACCAG GGTACACTCACTGTGGACCGAGCGCTCGCCAGTCACCACATCTACCCCGTACCTGCTTTTACAGAGGAAG atgaATGGATGCGTCCTGTCATGCGGAAAGACAACCATGTCTTGGTACACTGGGGCATGCACCCTGACAG TTATGACAGCTGgctgtcctcaagtgatgttgAAGGAGAGGTTGAAGAGCCACCACATTCAGAAAAGCTGTGGCGG GTCCATGCTGGCTGGGTTCTGAACACCGATGTTTTCAACGAGTGGATGAACGAGGAAGACTACTGTGTGGATGAGAGGAATGTACCGATCATTCTCCGCCAGCGTATTCACCTCCGAGACGACCAG GACTCCAAATCCACCCCCTCCAAAAAGAGAAGAcgctccccctctcctccttcatctgaaggcaggaagaaaggaaaaaaggg gagAAGGCGTGGGCAACAGGAGGAAGAGCCAGAAGAGGACTTGACCAAAGACATGGAGGACCCTACCCCTGTTCCCAACATGGAGGAGGTTATACTACCTAAGATtg TCAACCTGAAGAAGGACAGTGAGAATACTCCTGTCAAAGGAGGAACCATGGCTGACCTGG ATGAACAGGAGGATGATTTCCCAGGAAGG gaagatgaggagggaagaggggagATACCTCGCCTGTCAGAAGGAGAGGACAACATCACAGAACAAACCCATCATATCATAATACCAAGCTACACATCTTGGTTCAATTACAACag CATTCACTCGATAGAGAAACGTTCATTGCCTGAATTCTTCAATGGAAAGAACAAGTCCAAATCTCCAGAAAT CTATCTGGCGTACCGTAACTTCATGATCGACACATACCGGCTCAACCCCCAAGAATACCTCAGTTCAACATCCTGCAGGCGCAACCTCACTGGAGACGTCTGTGCAGTCATGAG AGTTCATGCCTTTTTGGAGCAGTGGGGTTTGATTAACTACCAGGTGGATGCAGAGAGCAGAC TCCCCATGGgacccccacccacccctcaTTTCAACGTTCTGGCTGACACACCATCTGGGCTGGCCCCCTTACAACACAAACCGCtacag GTGTCAGCCTCACAGCACATGTTGTTTTTCCCAGAAAAGAGCAGAGACAAGCCTTCAGACTGCCAGAACTTTGGTCTGCGCAGCGACATCTACACCAAGAAACACCCTAAG ACTAAAGGAGCGAGTGCAGGAAGGGAATGGACAGAGCAAGAGACGCTCTTGCTGTTAGAG GCCTTGGAGGTCTACAGAGACGACTGGAACAAAGTGTCTGAGCATGTGGGCTCCAGAACGCAGGACGAGTGTATCCTCCACTTCCTTCGCCTGCCAATAGAAGACCCTTACCTAGAAGACTCCTCGGCCTCCCTCGGGCCACTGGCGTACCAGCCCGTgcctttcagccaatcagaaaacCCTGTCATGAGCACTGTGGCCTTCCTGGCATCCGTAGTGGACCCACGGGTGGCATCATCCGCAGCTAAGGCCGCTCTGG AGGAGTTTTCCCGAGTGCAGGAGGACTCAGTGGATAAGATCTCTGAAATGTCCAACCAGCCTGACAAAATAG AATTGATGGATGCAGAAAAAATTGAGACAAACTCCACCTCCCATCAG GTCCCTGTAAGGGTGGATGGGCTGAAGGTGGAACTCAGTGGGGCCAAAGTGGAGGGAGAACGAGTCAAAagagaaaatgctgaaaatatacttgcagaggagagagacg GAATGGGAGATGACGACGAGAGCGTAGGCCGGCGGGAGGGAGACGGGGATGACGGGAGAGTGATGGAGCAGGATCTGGTTGAGGGCAGCGTTGccacggcagcagcagctgctctgGCCTCAGCTGCCACAAAGGCCAAG CACTTGGCGGCAGTAGAAGAGAGGAAGATCAAGTCCCTGGTGGCTCTGCTGGTGGAGACCCAGATGAAGAAGCTGGAGATCAAGCTGAGGCACTTTGAGGAGCTGGAGACCATCATGGACCGTGAGAAGGAGGCT ctggagcagcagcggcagcagctcctgtcagagagacagacgttCCACACGGAGCAGCTGAAACAGGCAGAGATGAAGGTTCGCCAGCAGAGGGAGCAGCAGGGGCAGCCGGGATACTCAGTGCAGCATTCAG CCCTGCCTCCTCCTTCAGGCCAGTCCATGCCCACTCGGATGATGCCTGGTGGAGGAAATGCCCAGGCGATGGCCCCCCGACACCCTGGAGCTCCCAATGGCATGT ACCCGTCCTCGCAGCCTGATGGGATAGCACCAGCTCAGCCGGGTCATCAAGCATCTGGTCACAGCTGA
- the aste1b gene encoding LOW QUALITY PROTEIN: protein asteroid homolog 1 (The sequence of the model RefSeq protein was modified relative to this genomic sequence to represent the inferred CDS: inserted 2 bases in 1 codon), producing MGVQGLTTYVEGNRNFLQDVKFRDSRLVIDGCSLYFRLYFNHGLDQQHGGDYDAFACLLTQFLSALAACNIQPYVVLDGGIDPSDKKFPTLRQRLQSKIREADSLSHGRNGSVLPILTRDVFIQVLMQRGVPLVQCPAEADLEIACLAHQWNCPVLTNDSDFYIFDLPGGYLPLRFFQWTNLNGKASHRYILARCYTTNGLCRWFGGMNQELLPLCAVLTGNDYGAPKDAETLLGLLDVTALGRGGGRGKGKAPTSRIEGLLLWLSSFSSPAEALEEVSRLMGEEGRHGGGRGKRGQKGGLSSQLWAGMQEYHITSQSSLAHWFSGGKAVPRGRTSGLAQLPECLSLAAAQGLLAPLVVDALVMRRVLLIPQVENSKLASSHCSARAIRQAVYGILLQRGXKMSKHRIMRVQENISQGTRGGRGQGRRGWGGGGGGRGVNVGFSIEHAAVAATVQAQGSSVLVCVEEYDRLDLNLKKNQVEAHPPRTPLQLDTLGQATVAFRLGVLLEVLGMKESALASVPLHLRLAVAVTGFWLREAIPTPSQPQLQALVLGMVYGELSWNNQPGATHYQHAVPQLNWAAERNVWAGLDRQRVRPGERRGLDVGVAHSFSQWQACLWSALCLNQLLLLPLPEPHLSWLFSGTLVHGLTRYLKGGRAAESLLAGGSLSGQLYFSLLDAARKCSSKTHPSSSAAGRRKRGGGRGRRGRGGGGRGARGGGRGTGELNNMFAFLMSEEESDDD from the exons ATGGGTGTCCAGGGTCTGACCACCTATGTGGAGGGGAACAGAAACTTCCTCCAAGATGTGAAGTTCAGGGACAGTCGCCTGGTTATCGACGGCTGCAGTCTGTATTTCCGCCTCTACTTTAACCACGGTTTGGACCAGCAACATGGAGGAGACTATGATGCTTTCGCTTGCCTGCTCACCCAGTTCCTCTCTGCGTTGGCAGCCTGTAACATCCAGCCATATGTGGTGCTGGATGGAG GGATTGACCCCAGTGACAAGAAGTTTCCCACTCTGCGGCAGCGTCTGCAGTCCAAGATAAGGGAGGCGGACAGTCTCTCTCACGGCCGCAATGGCTCGGTTCTCCCCATCCTCACGAGAGATGTCTTCATTCAGGTCCTCATGCAGAGAGGAGTCCCACTGGTCCAgtgtccagctgaggctgacttGGAAATTGCATGTTTGGCTCACCAGTGGAACTGCCCAGTTCTGACCAATGACAGCGACTTTTATATATTTGACCTGCCAG GTGGTTACCTGCCACTCCGTTTTTTCCAGTGGACCAACCTCAACGGTAAAGCCTCTCACCGCTATATCTTGGCTCGGTGCTACACCACTAACGGGCTGTGTCGCTGGTTTGGGGGCATGAACCAGGAGCTGCTGCCCTTATGTGCCGTCCTGACCGGTAATGATTATGGCGCTCCAAAAGATGCTGAAACACTTCTGGGTCTGTTAGATGTGACTGCATTAGGGAGAGGTGGTGGCAGGGGTAAAGGTAAAGCACCCACTTCCCGCATTGAGGGCCTCCTCCTCTGGCTGTCCTCTTTTTCAAGTCCGGCGGAGGCCCTGGAGGAGGTGAGCAGGCTAATGGGGGAGGAAGGCAGACATGGAGGCGGTAGGGGCAAGAGAGGACAGAAGGGTGGGCTCAGTTCACAGTTGTGGGCAGGTATGCAGGAGTACCACATCACCTCTCAAAGCTCTCTGGCTCACTGGTTCTCTGGAGGTAAGGCAGTTCCTAGAGGGCGGACATCTGGGCTTGCACAGTTGCCAGAGTGCCTGTCGCTGGCTGCAGCGCAGGGACTGTTGGCTCCCTTGGTGGTAGATGCTCTGGTGATGCGCAGGGTCCTTCTCATCCCACAGGTGGAGAACAGCAAGCTAGCCAGCAGCCACTGCAGTGCCAGAGCCATACGCCAGGCTGTATATGGGATATTACTGCAGAGAGG CAAGATGTCCAAGCACAGGATTATGAGGGTGCAAGAAAACATCAGCCAGGGTACGAGAGGTGGGAGAGGGCAAGGGAGAAGGGggtggggaggtggaggtggaggtagAGGTGTAAATGTAGGATTTAGCATTGAACATGCCGCCGTTGCAGCTACAGTGCAAGCTCAGGGCTCTAGTGTCCTAGTGTGTGTAGAGGAGTATGACCGTCTGGATCTGAATTTGAAGAAAAACCAAGTAGAGGCACATCCACCCAGAACCCCCCTACAGCTGGACACTCTCGGCCAG GCTACTGTGGCATTTCGTCTTGGTGTCCTGTTAGAAGTCTTGGGGATGAAGGAGTCTGCCCTGGCTTCTGTTCCTCTCCACCTGAGGCTGGCTGTAGCAGTGACAGGCTTCTGGCTGCGAGAGGCCATACCAACACCCTCACAGCCCCAGCTCCAGGCTTTGGTGCTGGGCATGGTTTACGGAGAGCTGTCCTGGAACAACCAGCCTGGAGCTACCCACTACCAACATGCCG TCCCACAGCTAAACTGGGCTGCAGAGCGCAATGTGTGGGCAGGGCTTGACCGACAACGTGTGAGGCCAGGGGAGAGACGGGGCTTGGATGTCGGAGTAGCTCACAGTTTCAGCCAATGGCAAGCCTGCCTCTGGAGTGCACTGTGTCTCAATCAGCTattgctgctgccactgcctgAACCCCACCTATCATG gttgtTCAGTGGTACCTTGGTGCACGGCCTCACCAGGTATCTGAAAGGGGGCCGAGCTGCTGAATCCCTCCTAGCTGGGGGTTCCTTGTCTGGACAACTCTATTTCTCCCTGCTGGACGCCGCAAGGAAATGCAGCTCCAAAACCCATCCCTCCTCTTCCGcagcagggaggaggaagagaggcggAGGCaggggaaggagaggaagagggggaggtgGGAGAGGAGcaaggggaggggggagagggacTGGGGAGTTAAACAACATGTTTGCTTTCCTGATGAGCGAGGAAGAGTCTGATGATGACTga